In the genome of Ureibacillus sp. FSL W7-1570, the window CGTTAGGCGGAAGCCGCGTCGATGCCCAATGGAAAGTCTACCGGAATTTGTTGGTCGTGTGGACTTTGACCGGATTTTGGCATGGTGCCAGCTGGACGTTCATGGCATGGGGGTTCTACTACGGCGTGTTGATCTGTTTGGAAAAATGGGTGGTCTTGAAATGGCTCGATAACATCCCCCGAGTGTTGCGCCATGTGTATGTGCTGTTGATTGTCATGATCGGCTGGGTCTTTTTCCGGGCGGATGATTTTGCTTATTCCTTTAATTACATCAAAACCATGTTCTTCTTGAAAGACGTTCCATTATATGATTATCGAACATTGCTGGTTCTGAATGATTATGGCCTTTATTATGTGGCGGGCATCCTCTTCTCAATCCCGGTTTATCAATGGTATGCAAAATGGAGTGAACAAAAAGCGCAAGAAAACAACGGCTTTTATGTGTCGCTCCGGATTGTCCAAACCGCTTACTATTTATTGATTGTGTTCATCGTGACGATGTTTTTGGTGAATTCAACGCATAATCCGTTTATTTATTTCAGATTCTAGGTGATATGATGAAAAAATTCGAATTGCTGTTGCCGATAAGTTTCTTCATCTTCATATTTGGCATGCTCATAGTGCACGTATGGATGCCGGACCGGGCAGTTTCCCAAATGGAGAACCGCAATTTGACAGTGCTGAATAAACGGCCCGGATTGGAACAAATATTTTCTGGGGAATATTCGAAGCATCTTGAGGACTATTTCACCGACCAGTTTCCAAAGCGGGACGGCTGGATCAGAGAATACGTGCTGTTGCAAAGACATATGGGGAAATTGTATTTGAACGATAAATATTATCTTGCCGGAGATGGCTGGATTGCTGTATCGCCGGTGGTGGAAGTGGAGGAAGAAGCTGTCGAGAAGTTCGTTGATGAATTGTCCGGGCTTTCCCACGATTTGGCACAAGCCGGCATCCCGTTCACGTATTATTCATTCCCAGCCAAAGCCACATATATTTTGAAAGCTCCCGAGTTCATGCCAAAAGATGTGGGGCAGGAACAAAACCGGAAAGTTCATGAGCTGTTGAAGGAACGAAATGTAGATGAAGTTCGTCTAATGGATTATATGGATCCATCCATTCCTGTGGAAGAAATGTATTATAAAACGGACCACCATTGGACGATGAGAGGGGCGTATGCGGCATATGAAGCGTTGATTGGCACGTTGAGCGAACGGATGGACGAATCTTTGTCCCCGTTCCCTTATGATGAGCGGAATACCGTATGTTTGAAAAATGAATTTTTGGGTTCTTGGAACAAAATCTTGGCGATGACGGTGGAAAATGATGATCATGTTTGTTACAATGAACCAATTGATTTTTCAGAGATATTGACCATTTATGAAAGAACGGCCACGAGGGAATATCAGGCGGATGTGGACAAGCTTTACGGAATCGCCAAAACTTATGAGGAATCAAGACCGGTCGAATACAGCGAGGGATACAGCCGCGATTTGATCGAATTGAATATCTATAATCAAAAGCCCCAAGTGGACAAGCATTTGGTGGTGATCAAGGATTCCTATTTCAACCCGATCCAACTGCTGGTGGCATCCCATTTCCGCCGATTGACCATCATTGATTTGCGCTATTTCGATAAGCCTTTGATCGACTATTTGAAGGAAATTCATCCGGATTATGTCCTATTGGCCTATAATGACCGGAACCTGAATGTTTATCTAAAAAATGAATAAATTGTCCGGCGGTACGTTTTCATAATCCGGGAACCTTGGCCCATACTGAAACTATCGCCGGAATGGGATGAAATGTTTCTCCAATTCCGAATTCTGACCGGGGAATTGCGTTGCGGTTTCAAATCATGTAAAATGCATGAATGTGAATGAGGTTAGTGAGTAGGTGATTTGATTTTGGCGCTTTCTCCGCGCAAATCCAATATGGAATCTATTGATTTTTTAATAGAAATGTTTAATTTCATGGCGCTATCTTGTGCTATAATTACCTTTGATTTGCTGAAATAATAAAATACATAATGAAGAGAGGGAAAGGAAGAGCATCTGCAGGGAAATCGATGTTCGGGAAGTTATATGAAAGATAGGATAAAAGCGACGATTAACAATATAAATAAAATAGATACGTTCTCGCCATATTTCTTTTTGCCGTTTATTTTGATGGCTTACTTCGTCGTCAGTTTGTTTGATTTTTGGCGGTTCGATTTATTCAATGTGAGAAAATCGATTTGGCCGGCCGTGATTTTGTCGGTGGTTTGCTATTACATCGGCGTTTATGTGGTGGATCGCAAAAAATGGACATTGCCGACGTTCGGGTTGTCCAAGTTGAGCAAATATATCGTCCATTTTGTGGTGCTGTTGACGGCCATCGGATTGGTGGCGTATGTGATGATGATCGCCCAAGGGATGATCGGGCTTGAAGACGAGTCCGTGCGCCGGAATTTGGACCCGAAATTGAATTTCTTCAGCCACTTGTTGTGGTACGGGGTATTGCTGCTTCTTTCTTATAAAATGATCAAAGAAGAAACGATGACGTGGAAAAAGGCGATTGTGTACGCCATTTTATTTGCTGTGGTCATGTTCCTGTTTTTATTGATGGGATATCGGACACCATTGGCATTGATGTTGTTTACAGGCATTATTGTATTCCATTATGTGGTGAAACGCGTCAAACTGACTTGGTTCTTGACATTCCTCGCCGTTGTGGCCATTTCCTTTGCATTATTCGGGTTTGTGCGCGTGTTGATGGAAGATACGTCCAAGGAATTCAACATGCGGGATCAACCGGATCGTGAGCATTTGGAAGAAGAAGAGCTGGAGAAATTATTGACAGCTGAACAGCGCGTCAATGCGACGCCAAAATGGATCTTGGCATTGAACGGCGAAATGGTCACTGGCCATATCGTGTTGAGTAAAATCATTGAGTATACTGAAAAAGAAGGCTATCTCAAAGGAGAAATCCATAAAGGCATTTTCAGTACCGTCTTGCCGGGAGAACAAATTTCTCCGCGCATGAAAGTGACAGAAGTGGTGAACTCATTAAGCGTGGAAGAAGGAAAATACATCACCCGCCCAGGCAGAACGACAACACCGACGTTTATCGGCCAATTGTTCCTGGATGGGGGATATGTGCTCGTGGCCATTGGCTTCCTGCTCTATGGAGCCATCGTATCCTTGCTTTATAATAAAATGAAACAAGCCGGAGTGAAAAGTTTCCATACAATCGCATATGCGTTTGTCATCACCTTGTTTACCGTTTCGATTCATACCGGATTGTTGGATTTGATCTTCATCCTGATGCTGGGATTTGTGATTCTTGCTTCTGCAATCAGTAAGACGGAGAAAGCGGAAGTGGGAATTGGCGCGGAGGCTTCTCTTGGAAGCACAAGAAGTTTATATGGGAAATGATGAAGTTTGAAATTGAGGCACCTTTCGAATGAAGCGATTCATTCGGGGGTGTTTTTTGTTTGGGAAAAATTTATAGGGGCGCTTTTTTACATGGTATATGCGAGCGAGGGACGGTATCTAAGCGAGATTGGGGATTATGTGAGCAAGCATGGGTGGTATCCGAGCAAGAGAAGAAGTTATCCGAGCAAGAGAAGTTGCCATCCGTGCAAGAAGAGGAGTTATCCGAGCAAGCAGTGGTCGTATCCGAGCAAGCGGGGATGCCATCCGAGCAAGAGAAGGAGTTATCCGAGCAAGAGGGGATGCCATCCGAGCAAGAGAAGGAGCTATCCAAGCAAGATAAGAAGTTATCCGAGCAAGATAAGAAGTTATCCGAGCAAGAGAAGTTGCCATCCGTGCAAGAAGAGGAGTTATCCGAGCAAGCAGTGGTCGTATCCGAGCAAGAGGGGATGCCATCCGAACATGCGAAGAAGCCCATCCACACCAAAGAGCCCCCCATCCGCACGAAAAAAGAATGTATCCACACCAAAGAACTCCCCATCCGCACGAAATAAGAATGTATCCACACCAAAGAGCCCCCCATCCGCACGAAATAAGAATGTATCCACACCAAAGAGCCCCCCATCCGCACGAAAAAAGAATGTATCCACACCAAAGAACTCCCCATCCGCACGAAATAAGAATGTATCCACACCAAAGAACTCCCCATCCGCACGAAAAAAGAATGTATCCACACCAAAGAACTCCCCATCCGCACGAAAAAAGAATGTATCCACACCAAAGAACTCCCCATCCGCACGAAAAAAGAATGTATCCACACCAAAGAGCCCCCCATCCACACGAAATAAGAATGTATCCACACCAAAGAGCCCCCCATCCGCACAAAAGAAGAATTCCTCCACCCCGAATCCCCCGCATAGCAAAAGCGAATCCCCCGCATAGCAAAAGCGAATCCCCCGCATAGCAAAAGCGAATCCCCCGCATAGCAAAAGCGAATCCCCCTCACTCAACCAAATCCCCATAACCCCCCTCAAAACAAAAAAAGCACCTGGCTATTGCCAGGCGCTTACACCAATCATTATTTCACAGTATCCAAAATATTGACGTACTGTGCACTTACGTAGGCCACTTTATGGTTGCGGCTGTCCGGGATGATTTCGTACCATCCGCTTGAAACAAGGTTGGGGCTTGAAATCAACACTGGGAGCATTGAACGGTTATATCGGTAAATAGCAGGGAAACTTGTGGATGCGCCCGTCCGGACATTCAATCCCGTCGTATTTGTTAATCCGACTTTATAACCTTTATTCGCATCTTTGGCGCCCAAGTATTTATCCGCACGGTAGTAATGTCCTGCCGCTTTTGCGCCCCAATACGGATCGGATGCGTATTTCACGTTGAATCCGATGCGTTTTGTTCCAAATACAGCACCGTGGGCAAAGGAAGCATTGGCCGGAATATAGTTTTTCCACCAGAATTGATCCATCAATTCACGGATGCTTGCTTCCGGAGATGCGAATTCTTTTTTCAATGGATTTGTGTCATAGACGTACAAACCAAACAAGTTGTTGTAATTTTGCGCATAATCGCTCATTCCAAAATCGCTTTCATGGAAGGCGAGCGCCAAAATCATCATGGCATTGACGCCGTATTCTTCTTCAAAGGCTTTCAACTTTTTCCCTAAACCGATCAATTTACTTTTCTTCGAAGCGTTCGTATAGCGTCCGCCTTGTTTTTCCCGCTCTTTTAATGCGTAGTCGATATATCTGTCCAAATCATCAGCTGTATATTGGGTTTTGGTATGAACAGGAAGGAACTGATAATAGTTGTAATATTTAAATTTTTCCGCACCTGTATAGAACGTGATGCCATCCCAGCTGTAATACTTGACGCCGGCTCTCATTTGGCTTGGCGCTTTGCCGAACGTATAACTTGCCGTTTCTTTGCCGGTTTGCGGATCCACCAAGACATGCACGATTTCTCCGCCCACATTTTTATAATAGTTGCGGCCTTTTGACAAGGTGTAAGGGTACAACGTCAATGTGTTTGCATCCACATAGCCCACTTGGCCGGCCAAATCCACTTTCACTTTATTTCCTTCCGAACCAAGATATTGCATTTGTGATCCGGTCGCCACGCTCACTTGATCCCCGATTGTTTGGGAGTTCAACACGCTGTAAGCTTTCGCCACTGCGAAACCGGCACCTGGATACATATAAACGATGTTGCCGTTTTTCGTAATGACTTGGTTGCTATTTTGAACGCTCGGCTTGATGGCATTAAAATCATAGGATTTTGTGTTGGTTGCCGCCAGCGTTCCATTTTGGATCACGCTTAATTCATAAGGGCCGAAATTGATCGCCTCTTGGTTTCCAGCCACTTCCATCATTCGGATGATGAACGTTGCGGCTTGGGAGACAGGCGTATTTTTCAATGGATAAAAATACACGCCATCCGGCATGGTAGACCCTTGGATAATCCCTTTTTCCGCCCCGGTTGCGACAGCGGAATAATAATCCTTGTAGATTTGATTTTTGTCTTTAAACGTCAAATCTTTCGCTGTGCTTGTAGGAATCTTCAAATATTTCATCGCACGCTCAATCATGACCGCCATATGTTGGCGTGTAATCGGATCATTCGGTTTGAATGTGCCGTTTTCATATCCCGTCACGATTCCGGCTGATGCGGCTTTTTGAATATCCTGATAATATTTGTTGCTTGAGGGCACGTCGCTGAAAGAGATCGGATCCTTTCCATTCGGCAATCCGATGACTCTTGAAATGAATGCCGCGAATTGAGCCCGTGTCACCGTCGCATTCGGGTTGTATTTCCCATTCTCGTCCGGCGTCAAAGCCCCTTTCGAAATCAGATAGCGCAGCGAACGTTCATGATAGTTGCCAGTCACATCATCCGCCGCTTCCACCTGGTTGATGGAAAAGAGCGAGAAAACCAGCAAAATGGTAAACATCATTCCTACTAATTTTTTCATCTTCCTCCTCCTCTCTATTTCCAATACTATCAAAATATTACTAAGTTATTAAGGGGTGAATTGATATAAATGAAATAGAAATATTATGAAAATAGCAGGGCAGAAAGTAGTGTTTTTGAATTCTCTTATTTTATCTTCCTCTTTTATAGTTTAATATGGTTTAATGGAAAAAGATGAAAAGGGAGGAAGGTGAGTGCTCTTTTTTTGAGCGAGAGAATGAAAAAAGTATTATCAATTGTTTTCGCATTGTTGCTATTGATCGGGACTGTAGCACCGGTACAAGCGGCCCAAACGGTCAATGAGCAATATCCGGTTTCTTCCGGAGTGATGTATAGCCAATATACATACAAAGACAGCTATACGAATGTGATCAATCATCTATCAATCAATTTGAATGATTCATATACGAAAGTCGATGTTGGATTGCCAAGCGCCTATAATAAACGGGAAACGGTGCTGGCCATCGCAAACCGCGATTCCAGGGACGGAAATCGGGTGGTCGGTGCAATCAACGCGGCATTTTTCAATATGAGCACGGGCGTTCCCGCATTTTTGATTGCGAAAAATAACCGCATCATCAACGGCGGTCTTGTATCGGAAGGCGCGGACCAATACATGAACGTTCCGACGGCATTCGGCATCGGTAAAAATGGACAAGGCATCATCGATTATTTTGATATGAAAATTACGATGTCGACGAACGGCAGCACTTATAATCTTTCAGGAATGGACCGTGTCCGCAACGCCAATGAAGTCGTGGTTTATACGCCAAATTATTACCTCGGCTATACGAACAACAATGAATATGGATTCGACGTAATCATCGAAGGCGATCAACCGGTGGGACCCATCTATTTTGGCGATACCATTTCAGGAAGGGTCAAAGAAATTGCCCCTTATGGACAAACGAAACATGCCATTCCGAAAAACGGATTTATTCTGTCTGTTCAGGGAGGCTCACCATACAGCAAAACTTTCTCCAATTTGCAAATCGGACAGCAAATCAGCGTGAATTTTGATATCGATGCCCAATGGAAAGATGCGCAATTCATCCTTGCTTCAGGGCCATTCTTGGTGCGTGATGGCAAACCGTACATCATGATGAGCACTTCTTCCAGCCGCGCAAGAGAAGTGGCTCCAAGAACGGTTGTGGCGTTAAGCAAAGATAAGAAAACGGTCCATTTCATTACGGTGGATGGAAGACAGTCCCACAGCAAAGGAATGAATATGACGCAACTGGCCAATTATTTGGTCTCTTTGGGCGTGGATACAGCCATCAACCTGGATGGCGGCGGCTCCACAACGATGGGGATCCGGAAATATGGAAGCAATGATGTTGTTCTGATCAATAAACCATCGGACGGTTCTCCGCGTGCGGTCCATGCCATTTTGGAAGCGATCAGCACCGCACCATTGGGAGAAGCGAAAACACTCAAATACTCCCGCACGAACGTAGGTACAATGCTTGTCGGAACAAGTTCGACGGTCAACGTACAATATGTATTGGATGAATATTATAATCCGCTTCCGCTTGCTTCCGATTCTATCAGTCTTGCATCCCAAAACAAAACTTTGCAGGTGAACGGCACGACATTTACAACAACGAAAGCGGGAGAAGACCGGATTTATATCATGTATAAAGGAAAAGTCCTCCAATCCTTCCCTGTGACCATCGTGGATGCCCCAAGCTCCATGACGATCCAAGGGGCCAAGGAAGTCACAGTGGATGAAACGCAAAACTACACGGTGGATGCAAAAGATGCGGAAGGAAAAACACTCGTCTATAACGCCAATCAAGTGAAATGGTCTGTGGAAGGAAACATCGGCACAATCACTTCTTCCGGCCAATTTAAGGCGACAAATCCGGGCAGCGGAAAAATTGTTGCGACATTGGGGTCAAAATCGGTTTCCATGGCTGTGCAAGTGAAGGACAAATCCATCTTCAAAGATGTGCCTTCAAATTACCAATACTACAACGAAATCGAATACAGCGCCAAAAATAATATCATCACAGGTTACAGCGATGGCACATTCAAACCGAAAGAAAACATTTCCCGTGAGCATGCGGCCGTCATTTTGGCGAGAGTGCTCAATTTGAATACAAACAATGTCAAAGATCCAAACTTCAAAGACGTTCCAAAAACGCATGTTTACTACAAACAAATTGCCGCGGTGGCAAACGCCGGCATCATGAGCGGGAAAGAAAACGGCACATTTGATCCGAAAGGGAAATTGACCCGCGCCCAAATGGCCAAAATCATTTCCGAAGCCTTTGAATTGGATCATACGAAAGTGCAAACAGCCAGCTTGAATAACCAAAAAATCAGTTTTGCCGATGTTCCGTCCCAACACTGGGCCGTTTCCTACATTCAAGCATTGGCATATCATAACGTAACAACCGGATACCAGGACGGCACATTCAAACCGAATGAAAACATCCGCCGGGAACATTTCGTTCTGTTTGTTTACCGCGCGATTCATCTGTAACATCCTATGCTCTCCTCTGCTTTTAGCGGAGGAGAGTTTTTTATTTGCAAGAAAATGCGTTGGAAGGGCAACATTGGCATTATTAAAACGGACTGACAATGCTGCCAACCGAACATGGGTGTACAAACTTCCGATTCAAGCCTATAATGGAGCCTTGAATGAAACTAAGGGAGAAGAATAATGAAGAAAATTTTATCGACCATCTTATCAATGATACTCATCCTATCTTTTGCGGTTCCGTCCTATGCGCAAACATTCCGGGATGTTCCAAAAACCCACTACAATTATTCGGACATCGAATATTTGGTGGACAAGGGGGCCATTGATCCAGCGGCAACATTTGCCCCTGCCGATACGGCGACCCGTATGGATGTCATCGTCATGCTGGCGAAGGCGTTAAAATTGGATAATACGCCTAAGGCAACCGGCTTCAAAGATGTGCCGAAAAGCCATAAATACAGCGGCTATATTTATGAGGCAACGAAAGCCGGAATCATCAACGGGTATCCGGACGGCACATTCAAACCGGACCAAAAAGTGACCCGTGGCCATATGGCAGCCTTCATCGCCCGGGCTTACAAATTGCCGAACGGGACGCAAACTTTCAAAGATGTGCCAAAAGGGCATACGGCTTATGAAGCGGTCAAACAATTGGCCAAAGCGGGCATTACGACAGGATACACCGACGGCACATTCAAACCGCAAAACAACTTGACGAAAGCCCATTTGGCGACGTTTGTAGCCCGGGCTGTCCGTTACAAAGAAACCGGTTCAACCGTATTAAAAAATATGAAAGTCCATTTCCTTGATGTTGGACAAGGGGATTCCATCCTGATTCAAACGCCAAATGGCAAAACCATATTGGTGGATGGCGGTCCAAAATCGGCAGGGGATGAAGTGGTCGAGTATTTGAAATCATTGAAAATCAATACGCTTGACTATGTCGTTGCGACCCATCCGGATGCCGATCATATCGGCGGCTTGCTCGACGTATTGGCCGCATTCCAAGTGGAACACTTTATCGACAGCGGGAAAGTGAGCGCAACAGACACGTATATTGCACTATTGAACGCCGTCAAAAATGAAGGATCCGATTACCGTCAATCGGTCATGGGCGAGTCTTTAACCATTGATCCATCATTAAAAATCCAGGTGCTCAATGTGAATGCCTATGCGGAAGAGACGAATGAGGCAAGCATCGTATTAAAAGTGTCTTATCAGGATGTGGATGCGCTGTTGACAGGGGATGCGGACACAGCCATCGAATCGCAAATGATGGCGAAATACAATGTGGAATCGGAAATTTTGAAAGCGGGGCATCACGGCTCAAGCACAAGTTCAAGTTTGGCGTTTTTGCGCGCGGTGAAGCCTGAAACGGTCATCCTCAGCTACGGCAAGGGAAATTCATACGGCCATCCGAACAGCGGCGTGTTGAGCAATATAAAAACGGTCGGCGCCAAAGCATACAGCACGGCGGCAAGCGGCAATATTGTCATCACATCGGACGGCTATCTGTATACGTTGAATGCGAAACCGTTTGAAAACACCTCCCAAACAACACAGAACAATAATCAATCCACTGTCGTGCCGGGAGCACCGTCAAGTTTTGCCAATTGTACAGAGATGCAGAAGTATTATCCGAACGGGGTTCCATCCGGCCATCCCGCCTACCAGGCTAAAATGGACCGGGACAACGATGGATGGGCATGTGAAAAATAGTTTGAAAAAACCAGGTCAACAATGGCCTGGTTTTATTATTTGATGGTATTAGGCTTGTGGCTATTTTTATGTTATTCTATACAACGGAATGCTATAATTGTTCATTATAACAACAAAAGGATGTAGGTTCATGAAAATCGGAATCGTAGGCAATTACGGTAATGATAATAACGGGGATGAATCGATTTTGCTCAGCATCATCATGCAGCTGGAGCAGGTGTTCAACGTTTCCCGTGACGACATTATTGTATTCAGCAACAACACGCAGCAAACGAGCGAACAATATGGAGTCAAAAGCTATCCATTATACTATAAAAGCAAAAATTTATATAAAACTTTTTACACTACATACCAATCCAATAAAAAATATGTTTCGAAATGCGATCTGCTCATCATTGGCGGCGGCGGCATATTGATGGATTTTTACCGCCGGGAAGCCCACCTTTACAGCACCTATGCGTTGATGGCCAAAAACGCGAAAGTGCCGTACATCGTGTATGGATGCGGTGCGGGCCCGCTTGATACCATTTCAGGCCGTCTGATGATCCGATTCATGTGCAAACATGCTTCCAATATTTCGGTGAGGGATCCCGAATCGAAAACGTTATTGGAAAAAATCGGCGTTAAAAAAGAAATCAAAGTCATCGGCGACCCGGCCTTCACTTTATACCATCCGAAAGCCGGTTACCGGGAGGAGCCGATGGAAGTGGCGGTTTCCTGTGTGCCCATGTATAACGCGAACTACTGGCCATATGGCGACGTCGATAAGTATGAGAATTACGTGTCCGGGATGGCGAAAAATTTGGACCACTTGATTGAAAAGGAAAATGTCAACATCACCTTTTTCGCCACCAAATATCCTCAAGATGTGTATGTGACGAAAGATATCCAGAAGAAAATGAAGCATCAAGCGAGGACAACCATCATTGATGAAAACTTGAAGCCGCAAAAATTATTGGAGCTGGTGAGCAAGTATGATGCGGTGATTGGCACACGGTTGCATTCATTGATTATTGCGACCTGTTCCGCAACACCGGTGATCGGCATTTCCTATCATCCGAAAGTGACCAATTTTATGAGATTGACCGGCATCGAAAACCGCTGTCTTGCCCTTGAAGAGATCGAAACGGATGACATGATTTTATATCGCGCCTTTCATGAACTCCACAAGAATTGGAAAGAGGTTGTGGATGAAACGAAAACCATCGCCCGAAAGGCATATGAAGAAGCGAGCAAAGGCAAAGAATTGATGATGAAGGCAGTGAAGGACAAATGAAAAAAGTGTTTGTAATCAGCAATATGTATCCTTCAAATGAACATCCGTCATTTGGCATTTTCGTCAAAAATCAGGTGGAAGCGCTGAAAAATGAAAACATGGACGTCATTGTCGCCGCAAACCAAGATCCAAGAACGGGCAAGAAAAACACCTTATTGAAATACGGCAAATGGGCGAAAGAGGTTCTTGGGAAAGCGTTGAAATATAAAAAGGACATTTCCGTTACCCATGCCCACTATGTATTCCCGTCCGGCGTCTTTTCATTGATGATGAAAAAGTTGTTCAATATCCCGTATGTCGTCACTGCCCATGGCGGCGATATTGAGCGGATGGCGAAGAAAAGCGCCATCATCCGCAATTGGACGGAGAATATTTTGCGGGAAAGCAGCCATGTCATTGCCGTGGGACCGGTGCTTGCCGAGCAAATTGAAAAGGAATATGGCATTCCGCGGGAGAAAATCCTCGTTTGCAGCATGGGCGTAAACCGCAAACAATTCAAGCCCGGCAACAAGGAATCGGCGAGAAAACAATTGCAGCTGGATAAAGATGCCTTTATCTACTTGTTTGTTGGCAATGTCATCA includes:
- a CDS encoding oligosaccharide repeat unit polymerase, coding for MKDRIKATINNINKIDTFSPYFFLPFILMAYFVVSLFDFWRFDLFNVRKSIWPAVILSVVCYYIGVYVVDRKKWTLPTFGLSKLSKYIVHFVVLLTAIGLVAYVMMIAQGMIGLEDESVRRNLDPKLNFFSHLLWYGVLLLLSYKMIKEETMTWKKAIVYAILFAVVMFLFLLMGYRTPLALMLFTGIIVFHYVVKRVKLTWFLTFLAVVAISFALFGFVRVLMEDTSKEFNMRDQPDREHLEEEELEKLLTAEQRVNATPKWILALNGEMVTGHIVLSKIIEYTEKEGYLKGEIHKGIFSTVLPGEQISPRMKVTEVVNSLSVEEGKYITRPGRTTTPTFIGQLFLDGGYVLVAIGFLLYGAIVSLLYNKMKQAGVKSFHTIAYAFVITLFTVSIHTGLLDLIFILMLGFVILASAISKTEKAEVGIGAEASLGSTRSLYGK
- a CDS encoding DHHW family protein produces the protein MMKKFELLLPISFFIFIFGMLIVHVWMPDRAVSQMENRNLTVLNKRPGLEQIFSGEYSKHLEDYFTDQFPKRDGWIREYVLLQRHMGKLYLNDKYYLAGDGWIAVSPVVEVEEEAVEKFVDELSGLSHDLAQAGIPFTYYSFPAKATYILKAPEFMPKDVGQEQNRKVHELLKERNVDEVRLMDYMDPSIPVEEMYYKTDHHWTMRGAYAAYEALIGTLSERMDESLSPFPYDERNTVCLKNEFLGSWNKILAMTVENDDHVCYNEPIDFSEILTIYERTATREYQADVDKLYGIAKTYEESRPVEYSEGYSRDLIELNIYNQKPQVDKHLVVIKDSYFNPIQLLVASHFRRLTIIDLRYFDKPLIDYLKEIHPDYVLLAYNDRNLNVYLKNE
- a CDS encoding S-layer homology domain-containing protein gives rise to the protein MKKVLSIVFALLLLIGTVAPVQAAQTVNEQYPVSSGVMYSQYTYKDSYTNVINHLSINLNDSYTKVDVGLPSAYNKRETVLAIANRDSRDGNRVVGAINAAFFNMSTGVPAFLIAKNNRIINGGLVSEGADQYMNVPTAFGIGKNGQGIIDYFDMKITMSTNGSTYNLSGMDRVRNANEVVVYTPNYYLGYTNNNEYGFDVIIEGDQPVGPIYFGDTISGRVKEIAPYGQTKHAIPKNGFILSVQGGSPYSKTFSNLQIGQQISVNFDIDAQWKDAQFILASGPFLVRDGKPYIMMSTSSSRAREVAPRTVVALSKDKKTVHFITVDGRQSHSKGMNMTQLANYLVSLGVDTAINLDGGGSTTMGIRKYGSNDVVLINKPSDGSPRAVHAILEAISTAPLGEAKTLKYSRTNVGTMLVGTSSTVNVQYVLDEYYNPLPLASDSISLASQNKTLQVNGTTFTTTKAGEDRIYIMYKGKVLQSFPVTIVDAPSSMTIQGAKEVTVDETQNYTVDAKDAEGKTLVYNANQVKWSVEGNIGTITSSGQFKATNPGSGKIVATLGSKSVSMAVQVKDKSIFKDVPSNYQYYNEIEYSAKNNIITGYSDGTFKPKENISREHAAVILARVLNLNTNNVKDPNFKDVPKTHVYYKQIAAVANAGIMSGKENGTFDPKGKLTRAQMAKIISEAFELDHTKVQTASLNNQKISFADVPSQHWAVSYIQALAYHNVTTGYQDGTFKPNENIRREHFVLFVYRAIHL
- a CDS encoding S-layer homology domain-containing protein, which codes for MKKLVGMMFTILLVFSLFSINQVEAADDVTGNYHERSLRYLISKGALTPDENGKYNPNATVTRAQFAAFISRVIGLPNGKDPISFSDVPSSNKYYQDIQKAASAGIVTGYENGTFKPNDPITRQHMAVMIERAMKYLKIPTSTAKDLTFKDKNQIYKDYYSAVATGAEKGIIQGSTMPDGVYFYPLKNTPVSQAATFIIRMMEVAGNQEAINFGPYELSVIQNGTLAATNTKSYDFNAIKPSVQNSNQVITKNGNIVYMYPGAGFAVAKAYSVLNSQTIGDQVSVATGSQMQYLGSEGNKVKVDLAGQVGYVDANTLTLYPYTLSKGRNYYKNVGGEIVHVLVDPQTGKETASYTFGKAPSQMRAGVKYYSWDGITFYTGAEKFKYYNYYQFLPVHTKTQYTADDLDRYIDYALKEREKQGGRYTNASKKSKLIGLGKKLKAFEEEYGVNAMMILALAFHESDFGMSDYAQNYNNLFGLYVYDTNPLKKEFASPEASIRELMDQFWWKNYIPANASFAHGAVFGTKRIGFNVKYASDPYWGAKAAGHYYRADKYLGAKDANKGYKVGLTNTTGLNVRTGASTSFPAIYRYNRSMLPVLISSPNLVSSGWYEIIPDSRNHKVAYVSAQYVNILDTVK
- a CDS encoding polysaccharide pyruvyl transferase family protein — its product is MKIGIVGNYGNDNNGDESILLSIIMQLEQVFNVSRDDIIVFSNNTQQTSEQYGVKSYPLYYKSKNLYKTFYTTYQSNKKYVSKCDLLIIGGGGILMDFYRREAHLYSTYALMAKNAKVPYIVYGCGAGPLDTISGRLMIRFMCKHASNISVRDPESKTLLEKIGVKKEIKVIGDPAFTLYHPKAGYREEPMEVAVSCVPMYNANYWPYGDVDKYENYVSGMAKNLDHLIEKENVNITFFATKYPQDVYVTKDIQKKMKHQARTTIIDENLKPQKLLELVSKYDAVIGTRLHSLIIATCSATPVIGISYHPKVTNFMRLTGIENRCLALEEIETDDMILYRAFHELHKNWKEVVDETKTIARKAYEEASKGKELMMKAVKDK
- a CDS encoding S-layer homology domain-containing protein; this translates as MKKILSTILSMILILSFAVPSYAQTFRDVPKTHYNYSDIEYLVDKGAIDPAATFAPADTATRMDVIVMLAKALKLDNTPKATGFKDVPKSHKYSGYIYEATKAGIINGYPDGTFKPDQKVTRGHMAAFIARAYKLPNGTQTFKDVPKGHTAYEAVKQLAKAGITTGYTDGTFKPQNNLTKAHLATFVARAVRYKETGSTVLKNMKVHFLDVGQGDSILIQTPNGKTILVDGGPKSAGDEVVEYLKSLKINTLDYVVATHPDADHIGGLLDVLAAFQVEHFIDSGKVSATDTYIALLNAVKNEGSDYRQSVMGESLTIDPSLKIQVLNVNAYAEETNEASIVLKVSYQDVDALLTGDADTAIESQMMAKYNVESEILKAGHHGSSTSSSLAFLRAVKPETVILSYGKGNSYGHPNSGVLSNIKTVGAKAYSTAASGNIVITSDGYLYTLNAKPFENTSQTTQNNNQSTVVPGAPSSFANCTEMQKYYPNGVPSGHPAYQAKMDRDNDGWACEK